A stretch of Prunus dulcis chromosome 6, ALMONDv2, whole genome shotgun sequence DNA encodes these proteins:
- the LOC117630295 gene encoding uncharacterized protein LOC117630295, with amino-acid sequence MANLAKLEFVALDLSGDNYLSWVLDAKIHLRANGLGQTIVDENDASPEENVKAMIFLRRHIHEALKSEYVVVDEPLVLWKALGERYDHQRMVTLPRARYEWTHLRFQDFKHSGFKKYSELVSCLLLAEQNNELLLKNHQSRPTGSAPLPKINAASQEVNATSSRGSIHKRGRGGKRGHWQGSRKDRGARSEGLGPRSGPSTNGKNASRNKGKAQTSHVPRNVESTCHRCGAKGHWVRACRTPKHLADLYQASLKNRKVEINYIDHAPPATDGSSEISRQLNKTHLDVSDFVTERGNEAYGSELD; translated from the exons atggcaaatttggcaaaactagAGTTTGTTGCCTTGGACCTTTCCGGGGACAACTATTTATCATGGGTCCtggatgccaaaattcatctacGAGCCAATGGCCTCGGACAAACAATTGTAGATGAGAATGATGCTTCGCCTGAAGAGAATGTGAAGGCCATGATCTTTCTTCGCCGCCACATCCATGAAGCGCTGAAGAGCGaatatgtggtggttgatgaaccgttggttctaTGGAAAGCTCTAGGTGAAAGATACGATCACCAGAGGATGGTGACTCTCCCAAGAGCTAGATACGAATGGACtcacttgagatttcaagatttcaa acatagcggtttcaagaagtactCGGAACTTGTATCTTGCCTCTTGTTAGCTGAGCAGAATAATGAGCTCTTATTAAAGAATCACCAATCTCGCCCAACGGGCTCAGCACCACTTCCTAAAATAAATGCTGCATCTCAGGAAGTGAATGCCACTTCATCTCGTGGCAGTATCCACAAACGTGGGCGAGGGGGCAAGCGTGGCCACTGGCAAGGAAGCAGAAAAGATCGTGGTGCTCGTTCAGAGGGTTTAGGTCCAAGGAGCGGTCCATCCACGAATGGCAAAAATGCATCCCGTAATAAGGGAAAGGCACAGACGAGCCATGTgcctagaaatgttgaaagcaCTTGTCACAGATGTGGTGCAAAGGGACATTGGGTGCGCGCATGTCGTACGCCCAAGCATTTGGCGGATCTCTATCAAGCTTCACTTAAGAACAGGAAAGTGGAGATAAATTACATTGATCATGCTCCGCCAGCCACAGATGGCTCATCAGAAATATCGCGTCAGCTAAACAAGACACATTtggatgtttctgattttgttactGAAAGAGGGAATGAAGCTTATGGGTccgaattagattaa
- the LOC117630901 gene encoding E3 ubiquitin-protein ligase RHF2A isoform X1, whose product MEVPGMEETNKSEAHLTSAAAFVEGGIQEACDDACSICLEAFCDSDPSTLTGCKHEFHLQCILEWCQRSSQCPMCWQPISLKDPTSQELLEGVERERSNRSNPPRNTTIFHHPTLGDFELQHLPVGVNDAELEERIIQHLAAAAAMGRARHIARREGQRNRSSTQGRPQFLVFSTHPNAHPAASSSPDQMGEGEPAPSISVPFPSPPLNTGEESSQVTTPVPSSQSGPVSALASGTSVPAPNQHGSSISNSGSPSQSSPSTQDRAGPSDLQSFSESLKTRFNAVSTRYKESISKSTRGWKERLFSRNAAMADLGSEVKREVNASFATVSRMMERLETRDNSRINDPCVSNSLNSSIPQSDNQQTSENGGENSLNDHNKPAVCAAGSSSN is encoded by the exons ATGGAG GTTCCAGGAATGGAAGAGACCAACAAATCTGAGGCCCACTTGACATCAGCAGCAGCTTTTGTGGAGGGTGGAATCCAGGAAGCCTGTGATGATGCTTGCAGTATATGCCTTGAGGCCTTCTGTGACAGTGATCCTTCTACG CTGACCGGTTGCAAGCATGAATTTCATCTTCAATGCATTCTTGAGTG GTGTCAGAGAAGCTCCCAATGCCCTATGTGCTGGCAACCCATCAGCTTGAAGGATCCCACCAG CCAGGAACTTCTAGAGGGAGTAGAACGGGAGAGAAGTAATAGGTCTAATCCACCTCGAAATACCACAATATTTCATCATCCAACTCTTGGAGATTTTGAATTGCAACAT TTACCTGTGGGTGTAAATGATGCTGAACTTGAAGAACGTATAATCCAGCACTTAGCTGCGGCTGCTGCAATGGGTCGGGCACGCCACATTGCCAGAAGGGAGGGCCAAAGGAATAGGTCATCAACTCAAGGGCGCCCACAGTTCCTGGTCTTCTCCACCCATCCTAATGCGCATCCTGCTGCTTCTTCCTCCCCTGATCAGATGGGAGAAGGTGAACCAGCTCCTTCAATTTCAGTACCTTTTCCTTCGCCGCCTCTGAATACGGGAGAAGAATCTTCTCAAGTGACCACTCCAGTACCTTCTTCTCAATCTGGTCCTGTTTCTGCCTTGGCGTCTGGAACTAGTGTTCCGGCTCCCAATCAACATGGATCTTCCATTAGCAATAG TGGGTCGCCTAGTCAGTCATCCCCGAGTACCCAAGATAGAGCTGGGCCATCAGACTTGCAATCATTTTCAGAATCTCTGAAGACTCGATTTAATGCAGTGTCAACGAG ATACAAAGAGTCAATTTCAAAGAGCACAAGAGGTTGGAAGGAGAGATTGTTCTCTCGTAACGCTGCCATGGCAGATCTTGGTTCTGAAGTTAAAAGAGAAGTTAATGCCAGCTTTGCAACTGTATCACGCATGATGGAGCGTCTGGAAACGAGAGACAATAGCAGAATTAATGATCCTTGTGTGTCAAATAGTTTAAATAGTTCGATTCCTCAATCAGACAATCAGCAGACATCAGAAAATGGTGGTGAAAATTCTTTAAACGACCACAATAAACCAGCTGTGTGCGCTGCAGGTTCTAGCTCAAATTAG
- the LOC117632810 gene encoding succinate dehydrogenase subunit 6, mitochondrial has protein sequence MADSSSPQSFFKKHWDGYKDFWCERFSFLSNYSKFVKRDKPLPPWSESDVETFIAFDPVHGPALKTAREAVNFGLTGSVIGAVSTAGVAWKYSRSLHGAGLSFLAGGVFGWTFGHEIANHWLQLYRLDTLAAQTKFLEWWEDKNERRS, from the exons ATGGCCGATTCTTCGTCACCACAGTCTTTCTTCAAAAAGCATTGGGACGGTTACAAGGATTTCTGGTGCGAGAGGTTCTCCTTCCTCAGCAACTACTCCAAGTTCGTCAAGCGCGATAAGCCTCTTCCACCTTGGTCTGAGTCTGATGTCGAAACTTTCATTGCTTTTGACCCTGTTCATGGCCCCGCT CTGAAGACTGCTAGGGAAGCAGTGAACTTTGGTCTTACAGGAAGTGTTATTGGAGCAGTATCAACTGCTGGCGTTGCGTGGAAATATTCAAGGAGTTTGCATG GTGCTGGACTATCCTTTCTAGCTGGAGGTGTTTTTGGTTGGACATTTGGACACGAAATTGCAAACCACTGGCTGCAACTTTACAGGTTGGACACATTGGCTGCACAAACTAAGTTCCTGGAGTGGTGGGAAGACAAGAATGAGAGACGATCTTAA
- the LOC117630901 gene encoding E3 ubiquitin-protein ligase RHF2A isoform X2, whose translation MMLAVYALRPSVTVILLRCQRSSQCPMCWQPISLKDPTSQELLEGVERERSNRSNPPRNTTIFHHPTLGDFELQHLPVGVNDAELEERIIQHLAAAAAMGRARHIARREGQRNRSSTQGRPQFLVFSTHPNAHPAASSSPDQMGEGEPAPSISVPFPSPPLNTGEESSQVTTPVPSSQSGPVSALASGTSVPAPNQHGSSISNSGSPSQSSPSTQDRAGPSDLQSFSESLKTRFNAVSTRYKESISKSTRGWKERLFSRNAAMADLGSEVKREVNASFATVSRMMERLETRDNSRINDPCVSNSLNSSIPQSDNQQTSENGGENSLNDHNKPAVCAAGSSSN comes from the exons ATGATGCTTGCAGTATATGCCTTGAGGCCTTCTGTGACAGTGATCCTTCTACG GTGTCAGAGAAGCTCCCAATGCCCTATGTGCTGGCAACCCATCAGCTTGAAGGATCCCACCAG CCAGGAACTTCTAGAGGGAGTAGAACGGGAGAGAAGTAATAGGTCTAATCCACCTCGAAATACCACAATATTTCATCATCCAACTCTTGGAGATTTTGAATTGCAACAT TTACCTGTGGGTGTAAATGATGCTGAACTTGAAGAACGTATAATCCAGCACTTAGCTGCGGCTGCTGCAATGGGTCGGGCACGCCACATTGCCAGAAGGGAGGGCCAAAGGAATAGGTCATCAACTCAAGGGCGCCCACAGTTCCTGGTCTTCTCCACCCATCCTAATGCGCATCCTGCTGCTTCTTCCTCCCCTGATCAGATGGGAGAAGGTGAACCAGCTCCTTCAATTTCAGTACCTTTTCCTTCGCCGCCTCTGAATACGGGAGAAGAATCTTCTCAAGTGACCACTCCAGTACCTTCTTCTCAATCTGGTCCTGTTTCTGCCTTGGCGTCTGGAACTAGTGTTCCGGCTCCCAATCAACATGGATCTTCCATTAGCAATAG TGGGTCGCCTAGTCAGTCATCCCCGAGTACCCAAGATAGAGCTGGGCCATCAGACTTGCAATCATTTTCAGAATCTCTGAAGACTCGATTTAATGCAGTGTCAACGAG ATACAAAGAGTCAATTTCAAAGAGCACAAGAGGTTGGAAGGAGAGATTGTTCTCTCGTAACGCTGCCATGGCAGATCTTGGTTCTGAAGTTAAAAGAGAAGTTAATGCCAGCTTTGCAACTGTATCACGCATGATGGAGCGTCTGGAAACGAGAGACAATAGCAGAATTAATGATCCTTGTGTGTCAAATAGTTTAAATAGTTCGATTCCTCAATCAGACAATCAGCAGACATCAGAAAATGGTGGTGAAAATTCTTTAAACGACCACAATAAACCAGCTGTGTGCGCTGCAGGTTCTAGCTCAAATTAG